The DNA window CGTTCTGCGCGAAAATCACCAGCTGGCCGAACGCATGGCGATCCAGGGCACCCCGACCTTCGTGATCGGCGACGAATTGCTGCGCGGCGTCCCCGCCGCCGGGCTGACCGCCACCGTCAGCCAGATCCGCGACACGCAGGACGCCGGCAAAGGCTGACGCGGCTTGCGGCCGGCAGCTATTCCGCCGCCTCCAGCGCGGCCAGGTCGTCGGCCATCATCTGCCGTCCAAGGATGTGATCGGCGGCCTTTTCGCCGGTCATGATCGACGGCGCGTTCAGGTTGCCGTTGGTGATGCGCGGAAAGACCGAACTGTCCGCGACGCGCAGCCCCTGAACCCCGATCACCCGCAATTCCGGATCGACCACCGCATCGGGATCGTCCGCCGCGCCCAGCCGGGCGGTGCCGCAGGGATGATAGGCCGATTCGGCGTGTTCGCGGATGAAGGCGTCGATCTGGTCGTCGCTTTGGACATCCGCGCCCGGCTGGATCTCATCCCCGCGATACTCGGCGAAGGCGGGCTGATCGAAGATCCGGCGGGTCAGGCGGACGCAGGCGCGAAATTCTTTCCAATCATCCTCATGTGACATGTAGTTGAAGTGAATTTCAGGGGACAGGCCCGGATCGGGCGAGGTCAGCCGCACCGTGCCGCGCGATTTCGACCGCATCGGGCCGACATGCGCCTGGAATCCGTGCCCCTGCGCCGCCGCCTTGCCGTCATATCGCACCGCCAGCGGCAGAAAGTGATACTGGATATCGGGATAATCGACGGCGTCGTCCGACCGGATGAAGCCGCAGCTTTCGAACTGGTTCGACGCGCCCAGCCCGGTCTTCTGAAGCAGCCATTCGACCCCGACCCGGCTTTTGCCCAGAAGATTGTAATAGGTATACAGGCTGACCGGCTTCAGCGACTTGTATTGCATATAGATTTCAAGGTGATCCTGCAGATTCGCGCCCACGCCCGGCCGGTCGGCGCGGACGGCGATGCCGTGGTCGCGCAGATGGTCGGCCGGGCCGATCCCCGACAGCATCAGCAGTTTCGGCGTGTTGATCGAACTGGCCGACAGGATCACCTCGGACCCCGCGCGAACGATGCTTGTGCGGCCCGCCGCCTCGATCTCGACCCCGCAGGCGCGGTTGTCTTCGAAGACGACGCGGTGCGCCAGCGCGCGGATCACCGTCAGCCTGCCGCTTTTGCGGGCCGGGCGCAGATAGGCATTGGCGGCCGACCAGCGGCGGCCCTTCCAGATGGTCGCCTCCATCGGGCCGAAACCTTCCTGATAGGGGCCGTTGTAATCCTCGTTGCGGGGCCAGCCGGCCTGCTGTCCCGCCTCGATGAAGGCGTTGAACAGCGGGTTGCGCCGCTTGCCGCGGGTCACGTGCAGCGGCCCGCCGGTGCCGCGCCACGGCGACCGGCCGCCATGCCAGGTTTCCATGCGGCGGAAATAGGGCAGCACATGCGCATAACCCCAGCCGGTCGCGCCGGCGCGTTCCCAGTGATCGAAATCCTTGCGGTTGCCGCGCACGAACACCATGCCGTTGATCGACGACGACCCGCCCAGCACCTTGCCGCGCGGCGTCACCAGCCTGCGCCCGCCCAGATGCTGTTCCGGCGCGGTGGAAAACCCCCAGTCATAGCGCGGCATGCTCATCGGATAGGACAGGGCGCCGGGCATCTGGATGAAGATGCCGAAATCGCTGCCGCCATATTCGATCAGCGTGACCGTCCGCCCCGCCTCGGTCAGGCGATAGGCCAGCGCGCAGCCGGCCGAGCCTGCCCCCACGATCACATAATCCGACTGGGCCGCCATGCGCACCCTCCTGTCCGTCACCAATGTTTCAGTAAGGGGCCTCGACCCCGCCCATGCCGACATAGACCGACTTGAGCTGTGAATAATGTTCGATCGCCGCGGCCGAATTCTCGCGCCCGATGCCCGACATCTTCACCCCGCCGAAGGGCATCTGCACCGGGGTCAGGTTATAGGCGTTGATCCAGCAGGTCCCGGCCTCCAGCGCGGCGGCGACGCGGTGGGCGCGGGTGAGGTCCTGCGTGAAGACGCCGGCGGCCAGCCCGAATCCGGTCGCGTTGGCGCGGGTCACGACCTCTTCCTCGTCATAGAAGGTCAGCGCCGTCATCACCGGGCCGAAAATCTCGTCGCGGGTGATGGTCATGTCGTCGGTCGCGTCCACGAAAACGGTGGGCGGGATGAACGCCCCCTCGCCCGCGCCGCCGCACAGCAGCCTTGCGCCGGCCCGCTCTCCTTCCGCGATCATGGTGCGGATCTTGTCGGCCTGCCGCGCGCTGACGATGGGGCCGTGCTGGGTGTCGGGGTCCAGCGGATCGCCCATGCGGATATGGCGCGCGCGTTCGGCCAGACGGTCCAGGAACATCTCTCGGATGCCTTCCTGCAGGAAGACCCGCGTGCCGTTGGAACAGATCTGGCCCGAGGAATAGAAATTCGCCAGCATCGCCGCGCTGACCGCATCTTCCAGACTGGCATCCTCGAACACGATCAGGGGCGACTTGCCGCCCAGTTCCATCGTCACATGCCGCATCCCCTCGGCGGCGGCGGCATAGACGCGCCGCCCTGTCGGAACCGACCCGGTCAGCGACACCTTGGCGACATGGGGATCGGTGGTCAGCGCCGCGCCGACATCGCCGCCGCCCTGCACGACGTTGAAGACGCCGTCGGGCAGGCCCGCCTCGGACAGGATTTCGGCCAGTTTCAGCGCGCCAAGGGGCGTTTCCTCGGACGGTTTGAAGACCATCGCATTGCCCATCACCAGCGCCGGGGCCGCCTTCCAGCAGGCGATCTGGCTGGGATAGTTCCAGGCCCCGATCCCCGCGCAGACGCCCAGCGCCTCGCGCCGCGTATAGGCCCAGTCCTGCCCCAGCGGGATCATCTGGCCGGTCAGGCTGGCTGCAAGCCCGCCGAAGAATTCCAGCGCCTGCGCCCCCGATTCCCAGTCCGCCACCAGCGTTTCCTGAATCGGCTTGCCGGTATCCAGCGTTTCCAGCCGCGACAATTCCGCGTTGCGGTCGCGGATGATCGCGGCGGCGCGGGTCAGGACGCGGCCGCGGTCAGACGGCGCAAGCGCGGCCCATGCCGGCTGCGCCTGGGCCGCGATGGCGCAGGCATGGGCGACCTGTTCGACGCTCGCCTCCTGCAGCGACGCGATCCGTTCGCCGGTATAGGGATAAAGGACGTCAAGCGCCCTGCCCTCGCCTTCGACAAAGCGGCCGGCGATATGCAGGCTGGCCTGAGGTTGGGCATTCAGCGACATGCAAGCGCCTCCTTGAGATAATCGGTCATGGTTTTCAGGGCCGACGCGGCATCGGTCGGACCGGGTTTCAGGACCGCGCGCAGATAGACGCCGTCGATCAGCGCGCCGATGGTGCGCGCGGTGCGCACCGGATGTTTGGTCAGCGGGCGCAGCGCGACGATCAGGTTCGACTGAAGCCTGCGGTGATAGACCCGCAGCAATCGCGCGGCCTCGGGCTCGGTCAGCGCCAGCACATAGAAATTCAGCCAGGCGCTGACGGTTTCGCGCTGAAAGTTCTGCGGCTCGAAATTCGCCTCGATGATCGCGTCCAGCCGGCGGTCATGGCCGTTGCGATGCAGCGCCGACAGCACCGAATTGCCATAGACCCGCAGGATGTACCGCATCGCCTGCAGGAACATCTGGTCCTTGGAGCCGAAATAGTGATGGGCCAGCGCCGGCGACATGCCGGCCCGCCGCGCGATCTGCGCCACGGTCACGT is part of the Paracoccus stylophorae genome and encodes:
- the betA gene encoding choline dehydrogenase; this translates as MAAQSDYVIVGAGSAGCALAYRLTEAGRTVTLIEYGGSDFGIFIQMPGALSYPMSMPRYDWGFSTAPEQHLGGRRLVTPRGKVLGGSSSINGMVFVRGNRKDFDHWERAGATGWGYAHVLPYFRRMETWHGGRSPWRGTGGPLHVTRGKRRNPLFNAFIEAGQQAGWPRNEDYNGPYQEGFGPMEATIWKGRRWSAANAYLRPARKSGRLTVIRALAHRVVFEDNRACGVEIEAAGRTSIVRAGSEVILSASSINTPKLLMLSGIGPADHLRDHGIAVRADRPGVGANLQDHLEIYMQYKSLKPVSLYTYYNLLGKSRVGVEWLLQKTGLGASNQFESCGFIRSDDAVDYPDIQYHFLPLAVRYDGKAAAQGHGFQAHVGPMRSKSRGTVRLTSPDPGLSPEIHFNYMSHEDDWKEFRACVRLTRRIFDQPAFAEYRGDEIQPGADVQSDDQIDAFIREHAESAYHPCGTARLGAADDPDAVVDPELRVIGVQGLRVADSSVFPRITNGNLNAPSIMTGEKAADHILGRQMMADDLAALEAAE
- the betB gene encoding betaine-aldehyde dehydrogenase; translated protein: MNAQPQASLHIAGRFVEGEGRALDVLYPYTGERIASLQEASVEQVAHACAIAAQAQPAWAALAPSDRGRVLTRAAAIIRDRNAELSRLETLDTGKPIQETLVADWESGAQALEFFGGLAASLTGQMIPLGQDWAYTRREALGVCAGIGAWNYPSQIACWKAAPALVMGNAMVFKPSEETPLGALKLAEILSEAGLPDGVFNVVQGGGDVGAALTTDPHVAKVSLTGSVPTGRRVYAAAAEGMRHVTMELGGKSPLIVFEDASLEDAVSAAMLANFYSSGQICSNGTRVFLQEGIREMFLDRLAERARHIRMGDPLDPDTQHGPIVSARQADKIRTMIAEGERAGARLLCGGAGEGAFIPPTVFVDATDDMTITRDEIFGPVMTALTFYDEEEVVTRANATGFGLAAGVFTQDLTRAHRVAAALEAGTCWINAYNLTPVQMPFGGVKMSGIGRENSAAAIEHYSQLKSVYVGMGGVEAPY
- the betI gene encoding choline-responsive transcriptional repressor BetI, with protein sequence MPKLGAEPIRKAALINAVIHEVGKAGSLDVTVAQIARRAGMSPALAHHYFGSKDQMFLQAMRYILRVYGNSVLSALHRNGHDRRLDAIIEANFEPQNFQRETVSAWLNFYVLALTEPEAARLLRVYHRRLQSNLIVALRPLTKHPVRTARTIGALIDGVYLRAVLKPGPTDAASALKTMTDYLKEALACR